One region of Candidatus Hydrogenedentota bacterium genomic DNA includes:
- a CDS encoding helix-turn-helix transcriptional regulator, whose amino-acid sequence MKRKVHPPKLLNPDERLAHVPFAFRHTSAALGWHGLRVEHDPRQPPSDLVHPPLECLLLIFNGETVPERADHRCDDCRYQGDGLPHAVTLVPPRAESRWRWGNTCDSTQYQLSPALVAKVAEEAFDLDPARVHFPVRYYDQSSPEVIGALTALRRELLTGGPGGRLCAESLANVLAVQLIRQFSNRQGSNGAIRGSGGRLAQHAFRAVEEYIHAHLDQNIALADLAGVAHLSEFHFARLFKQTTGMPPHQFVIHQRVERAKRLIAAEQLSLAQIAIEVGFSDQSQLTRHFKRLVGVTPKRFT is encoded by the coding sequence ATGAAGCGAAAAGTCCATCCGCCGAAGTTGCTCAACCCCGATGAGCGGCTGGCACACGTTCCATTCGCGTTCCGGCACACGAGCGCCGCGCTCGGCTGGCATGGGCTTCGGGTCGAACACGACCCGCGGCAGCCCCCAAGCGACTTGGTTCACCCGCCCCTCGAATGTTTGCTGCTCATCTTCAATGGTGAAACCGTTCCCGAGCGTGCCGATCACCGTTGCGACGATTGCCGCTACCAAGGGGACGGCTTGCCGCATGCGGTGACGCTCGTGCCGCCCCGCGCCGAGAGCCGATGGCGGTGGGGCAATACGTGCGACTCGACCCAATACCAGCTTTCTCCGGCCCTGGTCGCCAAGGTGGCTGAAGAAGCATTCGATCTCGACCCGGCCCGCGTTCATTTTCCAGTTCGCTACTACGACCAATCCAGCCCCGAGGTGATCGGTGCCCTCACGGCCCTTCGCCGCGAGCTGCTCACCGGCGGTCCGGGGGGGCGGCTGTGTGCCGAGTCGCTGGCGAACGTGCTGGCTGTCCAGTTGATCCGACAGTTCTCCAACAGGCAGGGTTCAAACGGCGCCATCCGCGGGTCGGGCGGCCGGCTCGCGCAACATGCGTTCCGGGCGGTCGAAGAGTACATCCACGCCCACCTCGACCAAAACATCGCCCTTGCCGACCTTGCCGGTGTTGCCCACCTGAGCGAATTCCACTTCGCCCGGCTGTTCAAGCAGACGACCGGCATGCCGCCGCATCAGTTCGTCATCCACCAGCGGGTCGAGCGCGCCAAGCGACTCATCGCTGCGGAACAGCTCTCGCTTGCCCAGATCGCCATAGAGGTCGGCTTCAGCGATCAAAGCCAACTCACCCGGCACTTCAAACGGCTCGTCGGCGTCACCCCCAAGCGATTCACCTGA
- the lptB gene encoding LPS export ABC transporter ATP-binding protein: MLHAEGLEKAFKKRKVVRGVSVAVSPGEVVGLLGPNGAGKTTTFGMIVGLLRPDAGRVVYNGQDVTRQPMYLRARAGIAYLPQEPSVFRQLTVRQNVLAILEYQPLTRQEMNRRADELLDELNIAHLAQSPAYTLSGGERRRTEIARALVTDPRVFLLDEPFAGIDPIAVADLQDMMAQLKQKGIGVLITDHNVRETLGISDRAYIIIEGEVKVDGTPEEITADPTARKYYLGDRFQMA; the protein is encoded by the coding sequence ATGCTCCACGCCGAAGGCCTCGAAAAAGCCTTCAAGAAGCGCAAGGTCGTGCGCGGCGTGTCCGTCGCCGTCAGCCCCGGCGAAGTCGTCGGCCTGCTCGGCCCCAACGGCGCCGGCAAAACCACCACCTTCGGCATGATCGTCGGCCTGCTCCGGCCCGACGCCGGCCGCGTCGTCTACAACGGCCAGGACGTCACCCGCCAGCCCATGTACCTGCGCGCGCGCGCCGGCATCGCCTACCTGCCCCAGGAGCCCTCCGTCTTCCGGCAGCTCACCGTGCGCCAGAACGTCCTCGCCATCCTCGAATACCAGCCCCTCACGCGCCAGGAAATGAACCGCCGCGCCGACGAGCTCCTCGACGAGCTCAACATCGCCCACCTCGCCCAGAGCCCCGCCTACACCCTCTCCGGCGGCGAGCGCCGCCGCACCGAAATCGCCCGCGCCCTCGTCACCGACCCCCGGGTCTTCCTACTCGACGAGCCCTTCGCCGGGATCGATCCCATCGCCGTCGCCGACCTGCAGGACATGATGGCCCAGCTCAAGCAGAAGGGCATCGGCGTCCTCATCACCGACCACAACGTCCGCGAAACCCTCGGCATCTCGGATCGCGCCTACATCATCATCGAAGGCGAGGTGAAAGTCGACGGAACCCCCGAAGAAATCACCGCCGACCCGACCGCCCGCAAATACTACCTCGGCGACCGCTTCCAGATGGCCTGA
- a CDS encoding type III pantothenate kinase, with product MLLVIDVGNTNTVLGLYQGDTLQGQWRVGTNNYRTGDELRILFTMLLRGEGVAPSSIDGCCVSSVVPQLNMALQEVSRAAFGVAPLMVGPGVKTGLQLQCDNPKEVGADRIVNAVGALEEHEGDLIVIDFGTALTFDAVTARAEWCGGAIVPGVQLSAEALFEHCAKLPRVEISRPACAIGRDTVTNIRSGLTYGYAGLVDGLVQRFKEEMGGSPTVIATGGISGLMAEYCAGIDIVDPLLTLKGLKAVYHKNPRPGA from the coding sequence ATGCTCCTCGTAATTGACGTGGGAAACACGAACACCGTGCTCGGGCTCTACCAGGGCGATACGCTCCAGGGCCAGTGGCGCGTGGGCACGAACAACTACCGCACCGGCGACGAGCTGCGCATCCTCTTTACGATGCTGCTGCGCGGCGAAGGCGTGGCCCCGTCCTCAATTGACGGGTGCTGCGTGTCCAGTGTCGTGCCGCAATTGAATATGGCGCTCCAGGAAGTGAGCCGGGCCGCGTTTGGCGTGGCGCCGCTCATGGTCGGCCCCGGCGTGAAGACCGGGCTCCAGTTGCAGTGCGACAACCCCAAGGAAGTGGGCGCCGACCGCATCGTGAACGCGGTGGGCGCGCTGGAGGAGCACGAGGGCGACTTGATTGTTATCGATTTCGGCACCGCGCTCACCTTCGACGCCGTGACCGCGCGCGCGGAGTGGTGCGGCGGCGCGATCGTGCCCGGCGTGCAGCTTTCGGCGGAGGCGCTCTTCGAGCACTGCGCGAAACTGCCGCGCGTCGAGATCAGCCGGCCCGCCTGCGCCATCGGGCGCGACACCGTAACGAATATACGATCCGGCCTGACCTACGGCTACGCCGGGCTGGTGGACGGGCTCGTGCAAAGGTTTAAGGAAGAGATGGGCGGATCCCCGACCGTCATCGCCACGGGCGGCATATCGGGGCTGATGGCGGAATACTGCGCGGGCATCGATATCGTGGATCCGCTGCTTACGCTGAAGGGACTGAAGGCCGTGTACCACAAGAACCCGAGACCCGGCGCATGA
- the nadC gene encoding carboxylating nicotinate-nucleotide diphosphorylase — MKHSIDETLSAALAEDIGHGDITSRALVDAGDRCAVTLRAKEAGVLSGIAVFRRAFELAGAAPEGWSGLEDGAAFAPGDTVAAFMGHTREVLSAERTALNFVQRLSGVATLTRRFADALAGLDCQVCDTRKTTPLLRFLEKDAVRHGGGANHRFNLTDGILIKENHIAAAGGIAEAIGRARANVHHLVRIEVEVTNLEELKEALHARADVIMLDNMDLETMAQAVRTANNWDGGRAVLEASGNVTLDRVRAIAETGVDFISTGAITHSAPAIDLSLLIRPAGS; from the coding sequence ATGAAGCATTCCATAGACGAGACCCTGTCCGCCGCGCTGGCTGAAGACATCGGCCACGGCGATATCACTTCGCGCGCACTCGTGGACGCCGGGGATCGTTGCGCCGTGACGTTGCGCGCCAAGGAGGCGGGGGTGCTCAGCGGCATCGCGGTGTTTCGCCGCGCCTTCGAGCTGGCGGGCGCCGCGCCCGAGGGCTGGTCGGGGCTGGAGGACGGGGCGGCCTTCGCGCCGGGCGACACGGTCGCCGCATTCATGGGCCATACACGGGAGGTGCTTTCCGCCGAGCGCACCGCGCTGAACTTCGTGCAGCGCCTTTCCGGCGTCGCGACGCTCACCCGGCGCTTCGCCGACGCGCTGGCGGGCCTGGATTGCCAGGTGTGCGACACGCGCAAGACCACGCCGCTGCTGCGCTTTCTCGAAAAGGACGCGGTCCGGCATGGCGGCGGCGCGAACCACCGCTTCAACCTCACCGACGGCATCTTGATCAAGGAAAACCACATCGCGGCGGCGGGCGGCATCGCCGAGGCCATCGGCCGCGCCCGCGCGAACGTGCATCACCTCGTGCGCATTGAAGTGGAGGTGACCAACCTCGAAGAACTAAAAGAGGCCCTGCACGCGCGGGCGGACGTCATCATGCTCGACAACATGGACCTCGAAACCATGGCGCAGGCGGTCCGCACGGCGAACAACTGGGACGGCGGTCGCGCCGTGCTGGAGGCGAGCGGCAACGTCACGCTGGACCGGGTGCGCGCGATCGCGGAAACCGGGGTGGATTTCATTTCCACCGGCGCAATAACGCATTCCGCGCCCGCGATAGACCTTTCATTGCTGATCCGGCCCGCGGGTTCGTGA
- a CDS encoding CDGSH iron-sulfur domain-containing protein, with product MMKPKVADNKPIPVDLTAGMEYYFCRCGRSARQPFCDGSHKGTSFTPMPFTAEGDGEAYLCQCKQTGNAPFCDGKHAKVPADQVGNEFALETGGDAGEMPEPEPTPEEPTVAFIHQLAREGLSKLGHHGEMGAMGVPRSELPDWDGIQFMVAQLSAKPLLEDVAVGTELVIGPEAKRPLHLNIPLFVSDMSFGALSEEAKVSLAKGAELAGTGICSGEGGMLPEEQQANSRYFYELASAKFGYVESLLTRVQAFHFKCGQGAKTGTGGHLPGNKNIGRISEVRGIPAGQPAVSPPTFSDLNTVEDFSNFADRVREVSGGIPIGFKLSAQHIEQDIDFAVSAGADYIILDGRGGGTGAAPLLFRNHISVPTIPALARARHRLDKIGASGRVTLIITGGLRTHTDFAKALALGADGVAVSNSAIQAIGCVGARMCNTNLCPAGIATQKPELRKKLNMEVAAQRLANFFEASVELMQVMARACGHDHLNQFKKSDLASWDRQLAELAGIEWSGFSETR from the coding sequence ATCATGAAACCCAAAGTCGCTGACAATAAACCGATCCCCGTCGATCTCACGGCGGGAATGGAATACTACTTCTGTAGGTGTGGAAGGTCCGCGAGGCAACCTTTCTGCGATGGATCGCACAAGGGAACTTCCTTCACGCCAATGCCGTTCACCGCGGAGGGGGATGGCGAGGCCTACCTCTGCCAGTGCAAACAGACCGGCAACGCCCCCTTTTGCGATGGCAAGCATGCGAAGGTTCCGGCGGATCAGGTCGGCAATGAGTTTGCACTTGAAACCGGCGGCGACGCCGGCGAAATGCCTGAACCCGAGCCGACGCCGGAAGAGCCAACGGTTGCTTTCATTCATCAACTGGCCCGCGAAGGTCTCAGCAAACTCGGTCACCATGGGGAAATGGGAGCCATGGGAGTTCCCCGTTCCGAGCTGCCCGACTGGGACGGCATTCAATTCATGGTGGCACAACTTTCCGCCAAACCGCTTCTCGAAGACGTCGCCGTCGGCACTGAGCTCGTGATCGGGCCGGAAGCAAAAAGGCCGCTTCACCTCAACATCCCGCTGTTTGTCAGCGATATGAGCTTTGGCGCATTGTCAGAAGAGGCCAAGGTTTCGCTGGCCAAAGGGGCAGAGCTCGCGGGCACGGGCATCTGCTCGGGAGAAGGCGGCATGCTGCCCGAAGAACAGCAGGCAAACAGCCGCTATTTTTACGAGTTGGCCTCCGCCAAGTTCGGCTATGTTGAATCCCTGCTCACGCGTGTCCAGGCCTTCCACTTCAAGTGCGGGCAGGGAGCGAAGACGGGAACGGGCGGCCACTTGCCCGGCAACAAGAACATCGGGCGCATCTCGGAAGTCCGAGGTATTCCCGCAGGTCAGCCAGCCGTATCGCCTCCGACCTTTTCCGATTTGAATACTGTCGAAGATTTCTCCAACTTCGCCGACCGGGTTCGGGAAGTGAGCGGCGGCATCCCCATCGGATTTAAGCTGAGCGCACAGCACATAGAGCAAGACATCGACTTCGCAGTCTCCGCAGGGGCCGACTACATCATTTTGGACGGGCGGGGAGGCGGCACCGGTGCGGCTCCCTTACTCTTTCGCAACCATATCTCCGTCCCTACGATTCCCGCGCTCGCCCGTGCGAGGCACCGCCTGGACAAAATCGGCGCCAGCGGGCGCGTCACCCTGATCATCACCGGGGGGTTGCGAACGCATACCGACTTTGCCAAAGCCCTGGCGTTGGGAGCGGACGGAGTCGCGGTGTCAAACTCCGCGATTCAGGCCATCGGCTGTGTGGGCGCCCGCATGTGTAACACCAATCTCTGTCCGGCCGGTATCGCCACGCAGAAGCCGGAACTCCGCAAGAAACTCAATATGGAAGTGGCGGCACAGCGCCTTGCAAATTTCTTCGAAGCAAGCGTCGAACTCATGCAAGTTATGGCTCGCGCCTGCGGCCACGATCATCTCAATCAGTTCAAGAAGAGTGATCTCGCAAGTTGGGATAGACAACTTGCGGAACTGGCGGGTATCGAATGGTCTGGGTTCAGCGAAACTCGATAA